One Canis lupus baileyi chromosome 1, mCanLup2.hap1, whole genome shotgun sequence genomic window, CGAGGGTGGGGACTAGCAGCCCAAAGCTAGAGATGCAGGTCTGTGAAGAAGCAGAGGAGGCTGTCCAGCCCCTGGACAGACACCTAGCCCAGGAGGACCTGTGGAACCCATGGATCCTTCCAGACCCAGATGCAGACTATGGAGGAAGATGGTTCTCCTAGGTAAGAGAGCTGAACCCACAGGACAGCGGAGTGGTAGAGGAGAGGGGGGCAAGGCTGGCATCGGGACTTTCATGAGCTCACAGACCTGGGCGTACTTCACCTATAGAAACATTTTctgtcttacacacacacacacacacacacacacatgcacgcacagtGTTCATCCCCATCCACCCTCAGGAGTGATGAACCTGGACCCCCACTCAGAAAACATCTCCTCTGGGTGCCTAGTCTGCCCtgatcccctcccccacctctctagCTGGACTCCTTCCAAACCCCTCACTTCTCTCCAGGAACCTCTCAGCCCCACTGACAGGGACAACTCTCATGTCTTGCTGGCTACTCTGTGGCCTGGAGTCGGGAGAGGGGAGAGTCTCAGGTGTCTTTGCCTCAAAGCAGCCTCAGAGGTAGCCAGTCTGTGTTTGGCTACACAGACAATGGATCTCCATGTCTTAGGTGATGACAGATTATTACCCACATTCACATGCACTCCACTGAATTTAGATGCTAAGTCAAAGACATGTGTAGATAGTCTTGGGGGGCTTTATCCACCCACCCTTGATATCAGCCAAGCACTCTCACTAGGTTCTGCCCCATGCTCAGAGATGCTGCGATGTGGTGGTGGCTGAGACAGCCTCATGGAGTTCAGAGTCTAGAGTGAGATGAGATCTATCTCCAGACTCTGATGACTCAGAGTGACAGGGATGGGGATGAGGTGgcccaggaggctgggggagccCTAAGTGGCCATCTGACCCAGACTAGGGAGGAGGGGATATCAGACCTGAGAACTTAAAGATGAGTAGAAGTGAGCTGACaaaggggatggggatggggaggagggagcagggatcTGTGTGCCAGAAACAGGGAACAGCATGTGTGAAAGCCTGAAGTCAAAAGAGAGAATGTGGTATCAAGAGAGCTATCTATGTCTGGGGCACACAGTATAGATACTATGTCTTCtgataaatgaatgcataaatgcACACATGAATAAGGGAGTTCATGGGATAATGAGGTGGGGTGGTGTGATCCAAAAGGAGACTAGATGAGAGTCATAAAGACTAGCTCTCTCTAAGACTGTCTTATACACCATGCTGAGTTCGAACTTTATCTGTGGAGTGACAGGGAGCCATGGAAGGTACCTGAACAGGGGGAGAGCAGGGTCATAACTGGGTCTTTATAAGGATCCACCTAACTGTCATATGAGGATGGGTTGGAGACTGAGTGTCCAAAGAGGAAACCAGGCTGGAAGAAGATGAGGATGGAATGGACCAGGGCAGAGGctgaggggatggggaggaggagacaaGCAGGGGAGCTAAAAACTCATGGCTTGTTTACCGCTGTCCCTGGGGATCATGGCCTGGATGGTGTAAATCAATCTctcttctcactttctcttttctctctctctcatgtatgTGTATTCTATTTGTCCTCTTCAGCCAGTCTGCTGGCCTGTGGGATCCACCAAGCCTTTGGCCAAATGTTCATCAGCCCAGACTCACTTATAGGAGTCAAGGGATTTCGGACTGTCCTGGTCCTCGAGAATGCCACCCAAGATGCTCAGGAATACAGTTGGCACCGTGGTGCAGAGGACACTGTGGAAAATATGATTGTCAGCTACAAACCTCCCTTCAATTCCTGGCTATCTGGGCCTATGTTCAGCGGCCGGGAGAATGTGACCAGGTTGGGTGACCTGGTGATCAGGAGATCTGCATTTAGTGACACAGGGAACTACACTGTAAGGGTGGACACAGGCAATGAGACCCAGAGAGCAACTGGCTGGCTTGAAATTCAAGGTGAGTTGGCAGGCTGCCCTATTTCCATCGGACCTGGGGGCTTTGGGAGTGAGGTCCCTTAGAGATCATACTATCCAAGCTTCCTCTACCCCAAGGTGACAGTGGGCCTCAGCAGATGGTAGGCTAGCTTCTCCCGCAGAGATGGGTCAGTCATCTCCTTTACATGCTCCATCAGGGTATCAGTTATGCATCATTGCATAACACAGAGCCATAAATAGTAGTTTCAAGCAGCACCCACTTATTATGACACATTCCTGTGGGTCAAAAGTCTGGGACAGTGCTATGCTATGAGACTCACAAGGTGTTGAATCAGGGCTGTGGGCTCGTGTGTGGCTCTGTCCATGGGCATTTCACGTCATGGTTCTTTGCTTCTTCAAGGTCAgctgaattctctctctctggtctgtTAAGTAGGAGTCTTATATGACATAAGGTAACACTTAGAATGACAGCCCATTACTTTTGCCATGTTGTGTAGGTTAGAAGAAAATCATGGGTTTCGCCCACATTTGAAGGGCAGGGATTATATAGCCTGGAGATCATGGGTCCATCTTGGAGTTCTATCTACTACAGACAGCTCCTGGAGGCTCCATAGGTCTAGGGGGCAGAATGTGGACTTGGAGACAGGAAGCCCTATGTTTACCTCTGACTGTGTATATGTCACATGGCCCTGAGCCTTTGTCTTCCCCTCCGTGGtgttctcagtttcctcatctgtagccTGAGGATAGTATCTACCGTTGTCTGTTGTATGATTGGGTGGGGTATTTGTAAAGTGAATGGGACTTAGATAATGGGAGCAATTATTATAGAGAATCCAAATACCACCTGTCACTTTGAATTCTACCCATGGTTCCTCAGTTGGGGGTGTTCTGATTTTAGGTTCTGGGTTCAGAAACTACCATTAGGCTACATACCCATCCCAGGAGCTCACCATTATTGTAGTGGATGCCACAGTGATGACCCAGAGCATAGGACGGTGCACTCAGACTAGTGCCCACATCTCAACTACTCATGCCCACTCCCTACTTTTCTGTCCCTCTCAGCTCTAGGGGTGTTCCTTTGCCAAGACCCCACACCCCATATTACAACTCTTGGCTTCTCATCAACCTACCCCAGAGTCCCCTTTGAAGAGGAGCAGAGCTTAAGGTGGCAGACCCTACCCTAATGACTTCTTCCTATTTCCCCCAGAGTTGGAAAGCAACCCAGAGATCTGGGCCAACACCAGCTCTGTGGTAGAGGACGTGGATTCTGTGGCTGCCATTTGCTACACCAATGCCACCAATATCAGGTGGTACGTGGATTACACACTGGTATCCAGCAATGACCGGATGACAATCTCCCCGGACCTCCAGACCCTCATCATCCACAGGGTCACCCGCCGAGACAGAGCACTTTATTGTGAGATAGATACTATCATGGAGATTCCTCGGAGGAGTGAAATTCTCTCTCTAACTGTGGCCTGTGAGTGGTCTGGGGCCATGAGAGTGATGCC contains:
- the CEACAM18 gene encoding cell adhesion molecule CEACAM18 → MDPSRPRCRLWRKMVLLASLLACGIHQAFGQMFISPDSLIGVKGFRTVLVLENATQDAQEYSWHRGAEDTVENMIVSYKPPFNSWLSGPMFSGRENVTRLGDLVIRRSAFSDTGNYTVRVDTGNETQRATGWLEIQELESNPEIWANTSSVVEDVDSVAAICYTNATNIRWYVDYTLVSSNDRMTISPDLQTLIIHRVTRRDRALYCEIDTIMEIPRRSEILSLTVAYGPDEVLLSTSPSIFKGVLSAKIGSQVDMACTAFSVPSPKYHWSHNGSLLSFSDASITLPSLAWEQMGRYRCIVDNPVTQLTMYREFQIQTPRNIPVVVNRGFYISGAKVVWLIVMIVLGSLYICGILIYGLISNLSIRRSQLNEC